One window of Salmo salar chromosome ssa11, Ssal_v3.1, whole genome shotgun sequence genomic DNA carries:
- the LOC106563936 gene encoding uncharacterized protein isoform X1, translated as MSSSVMSGVAVWRAHSVLEESDGGESSSPEAPPPDRFRKLRSSSSLNSLRMSLKKRLPLRSVQTNSLPDPELTPDPTWESLQANQKSSAVCQLTRCARSHIGGVYQRLQRNRAVVQDQEECLVATPGQVCEGVENNEGVTSRTPRRTPVRSTTLVATTTPRRTPRATAPKRTPASGRGRRRTPGRSPEVTGVKNVGGRRQLVRMAALRSPFASPQSLKRKFGRDLESVSSGLRKLKRLSHAFDDVIGRDDRRTFNYSLIAE; from the exons ATGTCGTCGTCGGTGATGAGTGGCGTGGCGGTGTGGAGGGCTCACAGTGTTCTGGAGGAGTCGGACGGGGGCGAGTCCAGCTCCCCTGAGGCCCCTCCTCCCGACCGCTTCAGGAAGCTacgctcctcttcctctctcaacTCCCTCCGCATGTCTCTGAAGAAGAGGCTTCCGCTGCGTTCCGTACAG ACAAACTCCCTGCCAGACCCTgagctgacccctgaccccaccTGGGAGAGTCTGCAGGCCAATCAGAAGAGCAGCGCTGTCTGCCAGCTCACACGCTGCGCGCGCAGCCACATCGGGGGAGTGTATCAG aGGCTTCAGAGGAACAGAGCAGTGGTACAGGATCAAGAGGAGTGTTTGGTGGCGACACCTGGCCAGGTGTGTGAGGGGGTAGAGAACAACGAGGGGGTTACCTCCCGTACACCTAGGCGCACCCCCGTCCGTTCCACCACACTCGTAGCCACAACAACCCCCAGACGCACCCCCAGAGCCACCGCGCCCAAACGCACCCCTGCCTCGGGCCGCGGGAGGAGGAGAACCCCAGGGCGAAGTCCTGAGGTGACGGGGGTGAAGAACGTGGGAGGGAGGAGGCAGCTGGTTCGGATGGCTGCACTACGAAGCCCCTTCGCATCTCCTCAGAGCCTCAAGCG GAAGTTTGGCCGGGACCTGGAGAGTGTGTCGAGCGGTCTCAGGAAGCTGAAACGTCTGTCCCACGCCTTTGACGATGTCATAGGGAGAGACGACCG CAGAACCTTCAACTACTCTCTAATCGCAGAGTAA
- the LOC106563936 gene encoding uncharacterized protein isoform X2 produces MSSSVMSGVAVWRAHSVLEESDGGESSSPEAPPPDRFRKLRSSSSLNSLRMSLKKRLPLRSVQTNSLPDPELTPDPTWESLQANQKSSAVCQLTRCARSHIGGVYQRLQRNRAVVQDQEECLVATPGQVCEGVENNEGVTSRTPRRTPVRSTTLVATTTPRRTPRATAPKRTPASGRGRRRTPGRSPEVTGVKNVGGRRQLVRMAALRSPFASPQSLKRKFGRDLESVSSGLRKLKRLSHAFDDVIGRDDRTFNYSLIAE; encoded by the exons ATGTCGTCGTCGGTGATGAGTGGCGTGGCGGTGTGGAGGGCTCACAGTGTTCTGGAGGAGTCGGACGGGGGCGAGTCCAGCTCCCCTGAGGCCCCTCCTCCCGACCGCTTCAGGAAGCTacgctcctcttcctctctcaacTCCCTCCGCATGTCTCTGAAGAAGAGGCTTCCGCTGCGTTCCGTACAG ACAAACTCCCTGCCAGACCCTgagctgacccctgaccccaccTGGGAGAGTCTGCAGGCCAATCAGAAGAGCAGCGCTGTCTGCCAGCTCACACGCTGCGCGCGCAGCCACATCGGGGGAGTGTATCAG aGGCTTCAGAGGAACAGAGCAGTGGTACAGGATCAAGAGGAGTGTTTGGTGGCGACACCTGGCCAGGTGTGTGAGGGGGTAGAGAACAACGAGGGGGTTACCTCCCGTACACCTAGGCGCACCCCCGTCCGTTCCACCACACTCGTAGCCACAACAACCCCCAGACGCACCCCCAGAGCCACCGCGCCCAAACGCACCCCTGCCTCGGGCCGCGGGAGGAGGAGAACCCCAGGGCGAAGTCCTGAGGTGACGGGGGTGAAGAACGTGGGAGGGAGGAGGCAGCTGGTTCGGATGGCTGCACTACGAAGCCCCTTCGCATCTCCTCAGAGCCTCAAGCG GAAGTTTGGCCGGGACCTGGAGAGTGTGTCGAGCGGTCTCAGGAAGCTGAAACGTCTGTCCCACGCCTTTGACGATGTCATAGGGAGAGACGACCG AACCTTCAACTACTCTCTAATCGCAGAGTAA